AAAAACGGCGCTTGCAGCTTAATTTCAGCTTCAAGTACATCTAGGTACTTATCGGCTTTATGCAGATGGCGGGTAATAACCTTGTTACAACCACAGTAATAACAAAGCTTATGGCAGAAAGGAATATGCACATACAATGACAACGGCTTATCTGGCGTCTCCTCGCAAGCAAAGCGAAAGTCTTGATAACCAAAAGACTCATCAAATTCCAACGCGGTTGGATAAGATGTGTATCTTGGACCACTGTAATTATATTTTTCGATCATAGCCTGATCCCAGACTAATTTTTGATTTAGCATATTCATCCCCTAAGACAACTCGCGACAGTATGCCGAAAATAAGCAATTTGTCGCTTGTCTTACATCATAATATTAACGGTTAGCACGGTATTAATTAACATTCGAACGTGGTTAAGCGAGCAACATCTTGTTGTACACTTTCAGCATACTCACCTTCAAAACGAAAACGGTTTAAGTCTAATTGCATGCGCTCTTTTTTTGATAACTCACTGCGAGCATCCATAATCGGCATGTGTTTTATTTTGTCATAAAACGCATGTAAATCAGGATACAGCTTAACCCAATCAACAGGTTCCGCGGCAGGAATAGCGGCGAGTAACTTACTGATACGGATTGTGCCTTCAGACAAGTCACACTCTTCACTACCCATAGCTTTAGCAATAATCTGTACACTTTCAGTGATACGGACTTTACGTGCAGCAATGGCTTCGTTTTGTTGATTAAGCTGCTGCACTTGTTGCGCTTTTACACGATACAATAAACGTCCTGCATACACTGATAATGCCAGAATGATCAGGCATCCACTGCCGATTAAAATCATCCAACTCGCTTGCATTATTAGTCCTCGCTATCGTTATTCTTTAACTTTTTTTCTGTTGCTAAGAAGCGTTCATACAACTCATCTTCAGATAATTTATCGTTATTAGTCTGTAGTGATTTAGCATCAAGTTCTGCCATCATCGCTTCATCCCATTCTTCTTCATCATAATCTTCTTCAAAGTCTTCGTCATCAGCATAACCAAGTTCTTCAAGTAAGAATGCATGACGTTCTACGCGCTCATCAACATAATCTTGATCATCAAGGTTTAATACTTCGTTATTATCTAGACGTAGTAATAGACCATTTAGACGTGCATCACTTTCTAACTTATCAAGTTCTTGCTCGAATGTTAATACCGGTGCAACTGGTTTCACGTCTGCTTTTGGCTGTTTTACTTTTACAATTTTAGGTTGTGCAACAGGTGTCACAGTCGCTACTAATTGAATCGGTGTTTTACTGCCTACACGCGGGTCGCTAGATTTACGTGGGCCATTAGTCTGTTTTCTGCCCGTTTCAGCTTCAGCCATTTTATTGCCTGATGCTAAACCTTTACGTTTTTTTAAACGTTTTTGCTTACGCGCTTCTACAGCTTGAGTATTTGTTTCACGTTTAGCACGATCTGATTTAGCAATGGCTAACGGGCCGCCTGAGCGTTCTTTTCTTTTACGAGTCATAGTATTCTCTGTTTTAGATCTGTCTAATAATCATGTTTATAGTGATTCATTTTTATAACATTAATGATTAGCGGGTATCGTATTTCGTCTTATTTAAAGATAGTCAATTTACCAATCTTTATTAAGGACATAATGAGGCAATTCTTTAAGTGAGCGCAGACTACCAAAAAAGCAGGAAAGAAAAAAGGTAATTTAGGTCAGATGAAAATAAAAAACTCAGCCGAAGCTGAGTTTTTTACGATATTAAAATGTACTCACTAAACAAAAATGATTAGTGAAGACCGCCTAGATATTTAGAAATCATTTCCATATCCGCAGGTTTCATTTTATATGCAATATCTTGCATCATACCATTATGGTCATTTGCACGTTCTTTGCTGCTAAATTTCTCTAGTTGCGCTTTAATATAATCAGCATGCTGGCCAGATATTTTCGGGAATTTAGCCGTTTCGCTACCATTACCACGTGGGCCATGACATGCTGCACAACCAGCGATACCACGTTCGATGTCGCCACCACGGTACAATAGTTCACCAGCAGCAACCACTTCTTCAGGCGTTT
The Moritella sp. Urea-trap-13 DNA segment above includes these coding regions:
- the yihI gene encoding Der GTPase-activating protein YihI; protein product: MTRKRKERSGGPLAIAKSDRAKRETNTQAVEARKQKRLKKRKGLASGNKMAEAETGRKQTNGPRKSSDPRVGSKTPIQLVATVTPVAQPKIVKVKQPKADVKPVAPVLTFEQELDKLESDARLNGLLLRLDNNEVLNLDDQDYVDERVERHAFLLEELGYADDEDFEEDYDEEEWDEAMMAELDAKSLQTNNDKLSEDELYERFLATEKKLKNNDSED
- a CDS encoding DUF2489 domain-containing protein; translation: MQASWMILIGSGCLIILALSVYAGRLLYRVKAQQVQQLNQQNEAIAARKVRITESVQIIAKAMGSEECDLSEGTIRISKLLAAIPAAEPVDWVKLYPDLHAFYDKIKHMPIMDARSELSKKERMQLDLNRFRFEGEYAESVQQDVARLTTFEC